The genome window attttgtttcttgttttctagaAGTAGACGTGTTCCGCTGTAGCACAATGGCAATTCTTATGATGATGTTCTACTTTTGATGCTTCCACATCCCGCATCAAATACCTAGGCCTAATTGTCTAGGCGATTGTACAAGCACTGATGAGCTAGCACATCAATGTGGGAAATGTTAACCAATACTCTTAGGGTATTggtttaaaaactatttttaaaaacattttattgagagttgataaaataataaatgttgttgATACTAACATGTGCTCTTAAAACATTtattagtaaactattttaggaaactttttatgaaaaaataaaaaagttaacaattttttttgacagtttttttaattctccataaaatattttcaaaaatagataactAATGTGTGCCCTGACCAGACCTTATATATTAAAACCGATGTACGAACTCTGTACTCCATAGACTAGTAATTATTAACTCCTAATCTGGCAAAAGTCTCAAGGTATCACATGTTGCATTTGCTGCATCCATGTGCAACCCATATTTCATCCACAAGTTGACAACCATTCCAATTAACTCTTGAGCCCAAATCAAGATCACAATACAACATCAATGATATATAAGGGTAgactacattttttatttttatcctatacactatatttcaatttaatccaTAATCTTTCAATTTTATCCTTAATCTTTCAATACCATGTCAATTTTGTCTTTACCATTAtcttttagatgaaaattgataacatgtctaatagccaaaataaaaaattagtttctgTTAATATAAGAATAAactaaaactttattttggtcatttgtcatattagcaattttcatccaaaatatTACGACATGAACTAAAATGATATGACACTAAAAGGATAGAAACCAAATTAACATATTTAAAAGGTTAGGggaacaaaattgaaatatggtataAAAGGTATGGAtcaaatacatagtttaccATTTATATAAATACGTGTATATGtttatctatatttatatattttgttaaattgatGACTGTGAAGGATCTAATCCAcccaaaaaattttgagattaagACTTCACCGTTGCTTGGAAAGAAAATGATGCAACTAAGTTTTGTTCgagaacaatttatttaattttttactgaaaatatttttacagttttttagaacttttttttttttttttaaatcaacaaaaagttaaataagttATTCCTAAATCAACgctaaaaaaaagaagcaaaactaGATGTGTAAGATTTGGAAGAAAAATATCATACAAAGAAAGTAGTAAttatcatataattttattcaaaccaaTTGCATCTTGTAATGAACATACATaaaccttacatatatataaataggaTTCATCACCCTGCTTGGAACCCACAACCACACTCCCCACGTAGCAAACTTGATCATCCGTCAAACATTTTTCTCCTAGCTAGCTACAGGAGCCGATGCATGTCAGCCACGTGGCAAGTGGGTATTTGTGAGATCCAAGTGGGTCATACATCCATACCTAAGTCATCCTTATTAGACCACTAAACAGCAAGAGAAGAGCCTCATTGAAGTACTTGACAATGCAATCTAAAGATACCCACTAAGACAAAGTCACAACTCACAAACTTTGGCCAATGCTCACAAGTCATCATTGGCCTTATTACTCAGCCTTCTCCACAGGGACTTCTGTATCAACTTTCTCCTCAGTTTCAActgccttcttttcttcttccttaacAGCCTCCTCTTTTGGAACTTCAGTTTCTGGTGCTGGTTTTGCTTCTGCTTCTGCTTCTGCTTCTGCTTCTGGCTTTGGTTCTGGTTCTGGTGCTACAGGGGCTTCATCAGTAGTAGCTTCTTTTGTGTCTTCAACAACAGCCTCAGGTACTTCCTTGGGGGCCTCCTCCTCTTCAGTTTTCTCAACTACTTTTGGCTCCTCCTCAGTCACAACCTTGGCCTCTTCTACTACCTCTTTAGTCTCAACTTTGGCTGGGGCTTCAGGTTCAGGTTCTGGGGCCACGACTGCCTCAGACACTTTAGCCACAGTCTCTTCTGCTTCCTTTGCTGGCTCTTCTTTGGTTGGCTCTGGTGCAGGTGGTGCAGTCACTACCT of Quercus lobata isolate SW786 chromosome 8, ValleyOak3.0 Primary Assembly, whole genome shotgun sequence contains these proteins:
- the LOC115954480 gene encoding major latex allergen Hev b 5-like: MASVEVVSAKTALPSEATEESIKVQETKTTEEVVTAPPAPEPTKEEPAKEAEETVAKVSEAVVAPEPEPEAPAKVETKEVVEEAKVVTEEEPKVVEKTEEEEAPKEVPEAVVEDTKEATTDEAPVAPEPEPKPEAEAEAEAEAKPAPETEVPKEEAVKEEEKKAVETEEKVDTEVPVEKAE